The genomic interval ATCTTGGCGCTGGCCTTGGCCGGAATCACGGTCTTGAAGCCGTCGCCGGTATAGCCGCCGATCATGCCATTGATTTCGCAGGTTGGGCGCGCCCACAGCATTTCGAGCACGCTGCGGCTCTGTTCGCCAGCGGGCACGGACAGACCAGCCTCGCCAAGGAACGCAGCTGAGTCAAAGCCGAGGCCTTCCCACTGCGCTTTCAGCTCAGGGCTGATTTCGGCCACGTCGTCGTAAAAGCCGGGCAGGGTCACCGAACCGTCCGGGGCGCGAAGGCTGGCGATGATTTCGGCCAGCAACTGGTTGGGATTGCGCGCCGCATTGCCGAACATGCCGGAATGGAGGTCCTTGTTGGCACAGGTGATCTCGATTTCTTCAGCCACAAGGCCGCGCAGCATGGTGGTGACCGAAGGCGTCTGGCGATCCCACATGTCGGTGTCGCAGACCAGCGCGATGTCGGCGGCAGCGAGTTCGGCGCGATTGGCCTCCATAAAGGGTGGAAGGTTCTTGCCGCCACTTTCTTCCTCGCCTTCGAGCATCAGAGAAATCTTGATCGGCAGCGAGCCGGTCACGGCCTTCCAGGCGCGGCAGGCTTCGATGAAGGTCATCATCTGGCCTTTGTCATCGGACGCGCCGCGCGCGACGATGATCTTGCGACCATTTGCGTCGGTCTTGAGCTGCGGCTCGAACGGATCGGTGTGCCAGAGGTTCAGCGGATCGACAGGCTGCACGTCGTAGTGCGCATAAAACAGCACGTGTGTCCCCGGCTGGTCTGGGCCGTGCGCCACCACCACGGGATGGCCCGGCGTTGGCCGCGCCTCGGCGGCAAAGCCCAGCCCGTTGAGCTCATCGGCGATCCAGTCCGCAGCGCGCTGACATTCGGCGGCATAGGCGGGGTCGGTGGAGATGGACTTGATGCGCAGGAGCGCATAGAGGCGTTCCAGGCTTTGTTCGAGCCCGGCGTCCACGCTGGCGAGCACGGCATCGAGTGGGGTGGCTGTTGTCATTGGGGCGAATCCTTTTTGCCGCCACCCTCGCCAAACTGGCTGGCGCTGTCCAGCCGCTCAGCCGGCGCGATATTGTAATACTTATGGTGCCGTGATTAGTTCGGGCCGCAAGTGGGGGAGCAGGATGGCCATACGTCACACACCGGGGCACACATCGGGCGAGTTGATCGCTGCGATCGCCGGCCGGGTGCCATCCCGAAACCTGCATTCCATCGTGCTGTGGCAACTGGGCGTCGCCATTGTCGGCGGCGACTATCCAGAAGGCACCATTCTGCCATCCGATACCGAATTGCTGGCGCAGTTTTCCGTGTCTCGCACCGTGTTGCGCGAGGCGCTGAAGACGATTGCCGCCAAGGGCATGATCGAAGCCCGCGCCCGCATCGGCACGCGCGTGCTGCCGCGCCAGCGCTGGAACCTGTTCGATGCCGACGTCTTGGCGTGGCATTTTGAAACTGGCCCGGATGTCGCGCTGTTGCGCAGCCTCTCGGAAATCCGGATTGGCGTTGAAGTGGAATCGGCGGGCCTTGCCGCCACCCGGCGGTCGGACGCGCAGGCCGAGGCGCTGGTCAGCTGCGCCATTCGCATGGGCGAGGCCACCACGCCGGAAGAGTTCGCGCGCACCGATCTCGAATTTCATCGCACCGTCGCCGAAGCCTCGGGCAATCCATTCATGGCCTCGATCAGCGCGCTGGTGGAACTGGCCCTGACGGCGGTCTTCACCATCAGCTCGCCCGTCAAGGACGATAGCGCCATGAGCGCCACAGTCGCCGCACACGGGCGGATTGCTCAGGCGATCCTTGCCGGTGACGCCGAGGATGCACGTGCCGCCATGAAGGCGGTGA from Devosia sp. 2618 carries:
- a CDS encoding M20/M25/M40 family metallo-hydrolase, encoding MTTATPLDAVLASVDAGLEQSLERLYALLRIKSISTDPAYAAECQRAADWIADELNGLGFAAEARPTPGHPVVVAHGPDQPGTHVLFYAHYDVQPVDPLNLWHTDPFEPQLKTDANGRKIIVARGASDDKGQMMTFIEACRAWKAVTGSLPIKISLMLEGEEESGGKNLPPFMEANRAELAAADIALVCDTDMWDRQTPSVTTMLRGLVAEEIEITCANKDLHSGMFGNAARNPNQLLAEIIASLRAPDGSVTLPGFYDDVAEISPELKAQWEGLGFDSAAFLGEAGLSVPAGEQSRSVLEMLWARPTCEINGMIGGYTGDGFKTVIPAKASAKISFRLVSGMDPDKIRASFRKHVEALIPADCSVKFSGHGGSPAITVPSDGVQLRQALEGLSGEWSKQAVITGAGGSIPVAGDFKRILGLDTLLIGFAHIDDQIHSPNEKYDLDSYHRGIRSWVRVLASFAG
- a CDS encoding FadR/GntR family transcriptional regulator, which produces MAIRHTPGHTSGELIAAIAGRVPSRNLHSIVLWQLGVAIVGGDYPEGTILPSDTELLAQFSVSRTVLREALKTIAAKGMIEARARIGTRVLPRQRWNLFDADVLAWHFETGPDVALLRSLSEIRIGVEVESAGLAATRRSDAQAEALVSCAIRMGEATTPEEFARTDLEFHRTVAEASGNPFMASISALVELALTAVFTISSPVKDDSAMSATVAAHGRIAQAILAGDAEDARAAMKAVISEGFARSSGRLEADRQPASAR